The Arachis duranensis cultivar V14167 chromosome 9, aradu.V14167.gnm2.J7QH, whole genome shotgun sequence genomic sequence gcgccactttacgtcgtcaattcccgaataaagtatgaactattatatattgctggaaagctctggatgtctactttccaacgccattgagagcgcgccatttggagttctgtagctccagaaaatccatttttagtatagggaggtcagattccaacagcatcagcagttctttgtcagcctccttatcagagttttgctcaggtccctcaatttcagccagaaattacctgaaatcacagaaaaacacacaaactcatagtaaagtccagaaatatgaatttaacataagaactaatgaaaatattcctaaaagtagcttaaacttactaaaaactacctaaaaacaatgccaaaaagcgtataaattattcgctcatcagtaCCATAACTCAATTTAATTCTTTAAAGCTTGTCTCTTTATTAAGTTTTCTTCATAGCTTATCCCATttttcaattcttgttttactcttgcAATTTTCTCGTCAAAGCACTTTATCTTCTCATCTATGTTTTCATATTTCTTATTCTATTCGTTGAGCGCAGTAGAATGTTTATATTCTTCAATATTTTGGCACAAGTTCTCCCCTCTACTTTCTTTCATCTTGATCGAAAATTTTCTTGAACTACGAATATGAGAACCACACATTGAGAAACCTAAAGGGTCCAGCTCCTTATTTGTAGGTCTTTTCTTTATTAGTAACGGGACGTGTCAAATTCTTTAGTTAAGATGTTATACATTACTAATTAGATTCACAtgtaaaagttaaaaaaaacatatataaaaatataaacaagaaAGATGTATCAGAAACTACTGTACCCCTTTATTCCAAAAACAACTTACACCAAACCTTAACACATTTAACATGCATACACACAGTACAtacacataaaatatatatcacacAGAACATGAGAACACACACCCAATTATTCGtatataattatcattaataattaattaaagtatTCTGCGGCAATTTTGTCGCACTTCACCCTTGGATTCATCTTTGACATCAATGAGGCCCATTTTGACCATTGCTTGTTGGAAATCAAAGAAGAACATGGCTTGGTTAAATGCATAGGCATTCACAATGTTCCTTGTTAAAGGGCTAGCATAGAGGGTTTGATCTGACGTGAGAACACCATTCTTCCTCACCAGAGCATTGAAGTACAAGTTATCAAAGTCGTTCCTTGTTGCATCGAACGGCTGCTCTGTCGTGTCGCCGGAGCTGCATGTCCTAGAGAGTGTCTTGGCAAATTGTGAGTCCAATGTTGGGTCAGCTTGGTTCAATCTGTTCTTGAAAGAAGCACATCTTGCAACTCCTAACGTGTGAGCCCCTGCATaaatgtattatatatatatatatggactGTTAAAAAATTATGGCCAAGGAACAttctatatttttcaaaaactaatcgtatatttttatgttaactCCATCTGCAATTTAGTCGTTTTAGAAATATATTTACGACATTCCAAACTCGTTTTCTTAActaatgtgattttttttaaatttattactaAAATATCATTCTTTTTTGTTATAAAGGATTTGTGTGTATTCAAGTCGTATaaaatgatataatataaaaagatatttataaaTGTTAAGAGAATCTAAATAATAAAGATgtaatatcttataataaatattcagatatactaaataattctaaTGAAAATTAATTGATCATAATATATTCTAACATCCACTTCAAACTCAAGTAACAACTtgagtttgaaattttttaaaacaaaaatataaaaaatttacataaactAATGAAACGGGTGCAAACAAAATTTGCGGAAGGAAGTTCAGGCAATACTACCAAAAAGATGGTGAACTGCTCGAAAATTGCCAAAAAGTGGCAAACTGTGAAGAGATGGTAAAATGTCGAagaatgacaaaaaaatatatttggttTTTCCACGAAAATACGTAAGTAGTGGATAATAATGGTATTTGATTCATTAGATTtgaaaagatacaaaataaagaaGATATGCTAATCGGCGAggtgaaaaaatataaaaagagacaaaaaaagcaaagaaaaatgaCAGAGTAAAAGTGTAAAAAATACGATGAAAAAAAATAACCTATCTTCTTCAAGAAAGATACATGACTCAAGATACCCTATGAAAAAGGATTTGTGTGTATTCAACTTGGATAgaatgatataatataaaatgatatttataagtattaagataattaaaataataaaaacgtattatcctataataaatatctaaatatgataaataattttaatgaaagctaattgatcttaatatattctaatattttttataaaagaataacatatgaataattattatttataaaatatgacattttgataataaatttcaaaatatgtGACACTTTCGTAAAAATATTTTCCAAACTAATTATCACTCCATATTGTCAAGACAAAACAAAGATCTATATAATTTATATCCTTGCATTTATTACATTTTCCCCCACCTTTTGAACTTAGTGACCAATGATGTAATATATGAAAATGAagttttcttttcacttcataTTTTAATCATCTAACTCTTTCTTACTACTAGAACAGAATTTTCAAAAGACCAAAATTATGTCCGCAAAAAATAACATTATGAAATAATGAAgaaaagaattaattaattaatcatctacgacaataataaataagtttagttatataataatataattcttttaCACAGTAAATAAAATAGTTTACACTGCTTACCCGAAAGAGCGACCATTTCTTGAGCAGAAAAACCACGTTGCCCAAAAGCCTTAATCAACTCAGAGGCATTGAAGGTTGGGAATGGAAGATTTATAGTATCCTCTATTTTCGACCTTCTTCCATCCTTTCTCCCTTTTGGTATGTCATAGATTGGACCTCCAgcctgttttattttatttttttcatcatacgtacaataattatttataagatATAGGATACAACATCACTTATTATAATACTGGACTTGCGATAAATCTTTATTTATGATATTTGATTAAAATATTTCTCGCCGTCCATTCATAAAAactcttatattatttttttaaaacataaaatattaaatatataatcacaTAATAATTGGATAAAATACATTTTCTTTCTTCAGCATTTatgattttgttaaaaatatttttaatatttaattttattttttatattttttatttatgttaaaattatctttaaacaTTAATTTCATTGATCTAAAATATCatagagataaaattaaaaatatctaaagataactttaaaataaaaaatattagagacaaaattaaataaatctaaaacatcaccgataaaattaaataaaaataaatgttaaaaatatttttaaaaaaattacaaaagatatttttaaaaaaattacagccattaaaaataaagtacatattttactcaaaataaatttatatctaataaaattaaGTAATATATTTCGTCATCTACTTACAAAGAATACAGCATCCCTAGCCGCCATAGCAAGAATATCAGCACACGAAACAACACCAGGACATTGTCTTTCAAGTTCCTCCTTGATTTCATCAATGACTTCGTATCCTCTAAGGCTCAGATTCCCTGGTGAGTCCTTTTCTGCTGTATTGTCCTTTGTGGAGTCAATTAGGATTGACCCATCACAACCCTATGTAAGTGCACGTAGAACAAATAAGTGAGCAAACGATTTCAATAATGTATCAACGACTGCaattaataacaacaaaaaaaactgtTACACAAATAAGCTtgaataaattataattgaaatgggtattattttatttattcattattgAATAAATTATAAGCTTGAATTAATTTAGATTCTAATAAACTTCACCAAAAGCTGTTACACAAATAACAAGAATGAGTTggcataaagaaaaataaaaataaaaatcatgagGTGTAAAATGTAGAAAATAATGGATGAAGGTGTTCAAGTGGTCGAGGATTTTGTCGCTGTTGAAAGAGATGCACCACAGAATGGTGTGGACATTTTTTGAGACAAGAAGTAGTTGGATCACTACTTTCAGGTAATGGTTACTCATTCTAAGAAATAAGGATGGAATAGAAGTCATCTTATTGGTCCATTCATTATTAATTTGTAGATTTCAAAATTAGATACTATAAAAAGAGTATTGTTAAGTAGGCAAAATAttatagataataaataaaaataaaaaatatttggtaattaaagaaaattactCAAAAATAGTGataatttgtcttatttaacatttattaattattgtgataattaataaatactaaataaaaaaagttttattgattgtttgtttgtcttcctaatattactgaataaaaataaattgacacAATTAATTTCTTTATATAATTATCTTCTCTCATTTAGTTACACTaaagtcaattttaaatttaatatgaattaaatttcaaaaatgctctttcattattattacatTCATAATTctataagtttttttttctaaataaaaattttaaattttgatatttttaattctaaaaaaaaatctcaaatcatCACCTCaatacattttataaaaaataaaaacatcttatattttattagtctttattttttaaaaacatccAAAGGTATTAGTTTTTAacctacaaaataaaataataaataataaattaactatagattttatgtgtttaaaattatagatgttatacatataaaattatgaatgttaaattaaaaaaatttaacaacttCAACTATACAActcatattttatatatagactattaaaaataaaaaacagaaaatgaaatataatacatatagactattaaaatataaaaaataaaatataaaatataaacaaaaattaaaaaataattttttaaaaataattattaactcgtcatattaaaatcaataaataaacatacatatgaatattaaataaaaatattaaaataattaaattatgacCTATTAGTATACATATGagataataatttgaaaaatacaataagATACAGTTTGAAATTTAGTAATATTAattgtaaaaatttattaattatgaacaTCATATCATATGTATGAAattatgaatgttatgagtatgaaattatggatgttattaatatatataaaattatgaatgttaTTTGTATGAATTTATGGATATTATGAATAAATTtgtcaattaaataaattaatttaagtatttgatatatatttttttaaatttagttatgataaaatttgaaaatatttgtgttaaaaaatataataaattattattccactttgaaaaataagaaacaaatatTATGTAAGTAAGATAATAAATTAGtgattacaaaaaaattaattaaaattaatgataattaaaatttagattacTCTACCAATTTCTACAATATTACGTAGGTGCagtaaacaataataaaaaaatagtagttACAAAGAAAAATCAATTAACATTAATgacatttaaaatatattattttaccgATTAAATATggactaaatttaaaaaaaaaatattcacctTTAAATTTTTTCACATTATATTTCAAGCGTTGTCGGAATATTTGACTAAtagtatttttcaatttttatctgTCTGTCTATCTATCTCATTAGAAGTTTTTTAAACAAAGTACCAAGTATGTGAGTAATAAGACCATGAAGACTTGCAACGGTGGATTTTTTATAGGTTCTGGGAGAAaacatttttttcaagaatttacttgttattttatttttttaaaaacttataaatctattataaaatttttcaaagtcttatATGTCATATTACtcctttattttaaaaaatattacttaatAAATTTTAGGCCATATATTTTTAGACAATATGGTCTAAATGTGGTATAACCGTATAAGNNNNNNNNNNNNNNNNNNNNNNNNNNNNNNNNNNNNNNNNNNNNNNNNNNNNNNNNNNNNNNNNNNNNNNNNNNNNNNNNGACTATTGAATAATAGGCTAAGCCAAATTAGGCAAAAAACGCTTGGACTTTAGTAATAATGTTTAAAATACATTATTTAGGTATGTCTAAAACGAGCACAACAATGATGTATTTATTGGATGCACCACATTTATAtagattattaaatttgattagatgaaaatcaaatactaatataaaagaaaaacattgatgaattctaataaatacagaatattctaataaataaataaatattttaaatgacaatactttaatacacaatattttaaatgataattaaattttttatttttaaataattaaatataaaatatataaataaaaaatataaatattcttTATTNNNNNNNNNNNNNNNNNNNNNNNNNNNNNNNNNNNNNNNNNNNNNNNNNNNNNNNNNNNNNNNNNNNNNNNNNNNNNNNNNNNNNNNNNNNNNNNNNNNNNNNNNNNataaataattaaattattatattcaaaatttattaactatgGTGATATATTGTGATAACTTAAAACACGTTTTAACTCTTAGCAAATCCTATCCTTTCATCATAGAAGCAAGCACTTTGAACTTGAGACTTCATTTTGTAAAGGAGAAGGTGAATCAGAACCAGCTTCACATTGTGCACATTTGCGCCGTTGATCAAGTGGCTGATCTTTACACTAAacctttatatatatgtatgaaactttaaatgttaattttaataaataaaaaatatttatttttttgtatttatatgttttatatttttatttatgtaagtTTGATTAGTTTAGATTTTACTAATATAAGTAAATATATAATGTGATATGCATATAtttagaattatattatttttattctgttttttaaaaaaaataaaaaatataaaaaagattaatatttttatgtattatatataatattttaaataaattatattttcaaaatattttaatgaaaaacNNNNNNNNNNNNNNNNNNNNNNNNNNNNNNNNNNNNNNNNNNNNNNNNNNNNNNNNNNNNNNNNNNNNNNNNNNNNNNNNNNNNNNNNNNNNNNNNNNNNNNNNNNNNNNNNNNNNNNNNNNNNNNNNNNNNNNNNNNNNNNNNNNNNNNNNNNNNNNNNNNNNNNNNNNNNNNNNNNNNNNNNNNNNNNNNNNNNNNNNNNNNNNNNNNNNNNNNNNNNNNNNNNNNNNNNNNNNNNNNNNNNNNNNNNNNNNNNNNNNNNNNNNNNNNNNNNNttttattttatagtttaaaattttattttaatataattttttaatatcataaaaatttcttgcataataattaatcttattgAATAAACAATActcatatttttgtatttatatgttttatatttaattatttaagaataaaagattcTATTACCATTTAAAGTATTGTGTATTaaagtattattatttaaaatatttatttatgtactaggtatttattagagtccatcaatgttcttcttttatattagcttttaatttttatctaattaaatCTAATgatctatataaatataatgcatccaataaatacataattgtTGTGTTCATTTTAGACATACTCCATTATCTAAACTCCGATGAGAGAACATTTTCCAATCCTTATGAAGCGGTGTTTCCGATTTTGAATAATTGGTATTTGGTTGTATAGGTGTAATAAAATGTAACAAAAATTATAGTAATTATACTAGGTGATAGTGTTTTGATTATGATGTTTATGTATGTATGAAACACTGAGGCTAATCTTTTCTCCCATTTTGGTGGTCGAGAGCAGtaagaaattattaaaaaaaaaaagatagaattGGTTGT encodes the following:
- the LOC107466056 gene encoding peroxidase 47 → MANLLVIVLVIHQVMASGYRMGANGLDMNYYLMVGCPLVEPVVKNIVNRALQHDPTLAAALIRMHFHDCFIQGCDGSILIDSTKDNTAEKDSPGNLSLRGYEVIDEIKEELERQCPGVVSCADILAMAARDAVFFAGGPIYDIPKGRKDGRRSKIEDTINLPFPTFNASELIKAFGQRGFSAQEMVALSGAHTLGVARCASFKNRLNQADPTLDSQFAKTLSRTCSSGDTTEQPFDATRNDFDNLYFNALVRKNGVLTSDQTLYASPLTRNIVNAYAFNQAMFFFDFQQAMVKMGLIDVKDESKGEVRQNCRRIL